From Brucella pseudogrignonensis, a single genomic window includes:
- a CDS encoding cell wall hydrolase, with protein MMRARKWKLPVILGLIVAPFLVTGCTTTGGTNKAKTEKTVATSHVKTVNGVKTFTYTARDRECLERAMFFESNRSSPDGLMAVGTVVMNRLASGSYPDTICGVVGQKNQFAPGVLTRKMNSKALPDVQAAADAVLKGKRHPSLKNSMFFHTAGLKFPYNNMHYVLVAGGNSFYEKRGRDGELQNPVPQTPYNLAYVSTPQSPSMPEGPFYNVTTQQDGTVPEAQPTVQVALAEAAKTAETQQNGGVGPQARGDRLATLPVTPAEKPVLTQVASYQPTFDETAPAEQNASLAYTADKKHVDAIGAMLLAQDRPQSPL; from the coding sequence TTGATGCGCGCTCGTAAATGGAAACTGCCGGTTATTCTTGGTCTGATCGTAGCACCTTTTCTGGTGACGGGCTGCACGACGACTGGCGGTACAAACAAGGCCAAGACCGAAAAGACGGTTGCAACGAGCCATGTCAAAACGGTCAATGGCGTTAAGACGTTCACATACACGGCCAGAGACAGAGAATGCCTTGAGCGTGCTATGTTTTTCGAATCCAATCGGTCGAGTCCAGATGGCTTGATGGCCGTCGGCACAGTTGTGATGAACCGTCTCGCATCGGGCAGCTATCCTGATACGATTTGCGGCGTTGTTGGTCAGAAAAACCAGTTTGCGCCGGGCGTTCTCACCCGCAAGATGAATTCCAAAGCTTTGCCAGATGTACAAGCAGCTGCCGATGCAGTTCTTAAAGGCAAGCGTCATCCATCTTTGAAGAACTCGATGTTCTTCCATACGGCAGGGCTCAAATTCCCTTACAACAATATGCACTATGTGCTGGTTGCAGGTGGAAATTCTTTTTATGAAAAGCGTGGACGTGATGGCGAATTGCAGAACCCGGTTCCGCAGACGCCTTACAATCTCGCTTATGTATCAACACCACAATCGCCATCCATGCCGGAAGGGCCGTTTTACAACGTAACCACACAGCAGGATGGGACTGTTCCGGAAGCACAGCCAACGGTTCAGGTTGCTCTGGCTGAGGCAGCAAAAACGGCAGAGACGCAGCAGAACGGTGGCGTTGGTCCACAGGCGCGCGGTGATCGTCTGGCGACCTTGCCTGTGACGCCCGCTGAAAAGCCAGTTCTGACGCAAGTTGCAAGCTATCAGCCAACATTTGATGAAACCGCACCAGCGGAGCAGAATGCATCCTTGGCATATACCGCTGACAAGAAGCATGTTGATGCAATTGGTGCGATGCTTCTCGCTCAGGATCGTCCGCAATCGCCGCTCTGA
- the pstA gene encoding phosphate ABC transporter permease PstA, with the protein MTDSTLNAGTAVAKPERRDIGIKRRYAAERRFRLYGIIAIAIGVFFLCALLFSVISKGYTAFGQTTIYLPVKLEASVIDPGNKLATDPNVLITANYPLLVRNALAEKLGVSTSNRAEMREVGRFFSDGVRVQLRQMVMDNPSLIGTTQTVPVLAAADIDSAYKGQIDISVPEANRKVSDRQFAWIKTLTDEGIMREAFNWGLFTNGASSRPETSGLGVALVGSFYMMMIVLVLALPIGVAASIYLEEYAKKNRLTDIIEVNINNLAAVPSIVFGLLGLAVFINFFNLPRSASLVGGLVLTLMTLPTIIIATRSALRAVPPSIRAAALGLGASKTQMVFHHVLPLAAPGILTGTIIGLAQALGETAPLLLIGMVAFVANMPATPMDPATALPVQIFMWANEAERAFVERTSGAIIVLLLFLAVMNILAIILRRRFERRW; encoded by the coding sequence ATGACCGATTCAACATTGAATGCCGGCACTGCTGTGGCAAAGCCTGAGCGCCGTGATATCGGTATCAAGCGTCGCTACGCTGCTGAACGTCGCTTCCGTCTCTATGGCATTATTGCCATTGCGATTGGTGTGTTCTTCCTTTGCGCGCTTTTGTTCTCTGTTATTTCCAAGGGCTACACGGCTTTCGGACAGACGACGATCTATCTGCCCGTTAAACTTGAAGCGAGCGTCATCGATCCGGGCAACAAGCTTGCAACGGATCCGAATGTGCTGATCACCGCCAACTATCCGCTTCTGGTGCGTAATGCGCTGGCTGAAAAATTAGGCGTTTCAACAAGTAACCGCGCAGAAATGCGTGAAGTCGGGCGTTTCTTCTCGGACGGTGTGCGCGTTCAGTTGCGCCAGATGGTGATGGATAACCCATCGCTGATCGGAACGACGCAGACGGTTCCTGTTCTTGCCGCTGCTGATATTGATTCTGCCTATAAGGGCCAGATCGATATTTCGGTGCCGGAAGCAAACCGCAAGGTTTCCGATCGCCAGTTTGCCTGGATCAAGACATTGACCGATGAAGGTATTATGCGTGAGGCTTTCAACTGGGGCTTGTTCACCAATGGTGCTTCCAGCCGTCCTGAAACCTCGGGTCTTGGTGTTGCGCTGGTCGGTTCTTTCTACATGATGATGATCGTGCTGGTTCTGGCCCTGCCTATCGGTGTAGCCGCTTCGATTTATCTTGAAGAATATGCCAAGAAGAACCGCCTTACGGATATTATCGAAGTCAACATCAACAATCTTGCTGCTGTTCCGTCGATTGTGTTCGGTTTGCTTGGCCTTGCTGTCTTCATCAACTTCTTCAACCTGCCGCGTTCAGCTTCGCTTGTCGGTGGCCTGGTGCTGACGCTGATGACGCTTCCAACCATCATCATCGCGACACGTTCCGCTCTTCGCGCGGTTCCACCGTCGATCCGGGCAGCAGCACTGGGGCTTGGTGCATCGAAAACACAGATGGTGTTTCATCATGTGTTGCCGCTCGCAGCTCCCGGTATTCTGACCGGAACGATTATCGGTCTTGCGCAGGCATTGGGTGAAACTGCACCGCTGCTTCTGATTGGTATGGTGGCCTTCGTTGCCAATATGCCTGCAACCCCGATGGACCCTGCTACGGCTCTGCCAGTGCAGATTTTCATGTGGGCCAATGAAGCCGAACGTGCCTTTGTGGAACGGACATCAGGCGCTATTATCGTCCTGCTCCTGTTCCTTGCGGTCATGAACATCTTAGCAATTATTCTGCGCCGCCGCTTTGAGCGCCGCTGGTAA
- a CDS encoding PstS family phosphate ABC transporter substrate-binding protein, translated as MNKMISSTAALAIAAVLSVSAANAREQIQVSGSSTVLPYAKIVAETFGETYPNFKTPVIESGGSGAGIKEFCKGVGENTIDIANASRAMKGTELKSCIDAGVKDVQEVRFGYDGIVFATDVNGPDWKLKPVDLYKALAAKVIVDGKLVDNPNTKWNQVNADLPDWDIAAYIPGEKHGTREVFEEKLLADGCKESGALEEIKKTGLDDKAAAAACIAVRKDGKAVDIDGDYSETLARIDSNKQGVGVFGLYFFENNADKLKVATVNGVTPSVETVASGEYPVSRPLFFYVKKAHLGVIPGLKEYVDFFLSEQMIGPDGPLAEYGLVPAPDAEREAQRTSFTEGKVLAAK; from the coding sequence ATGAACAAGATGATTTCCTCGACCGCAGCGCTGGCAATTGCAGCAGTTTTGTCGGTTTCAGCTGCAAACGCACGCGAACAGATTCAGGTTTCCGGTTCCTCGACCGTTCTGCCTTACGCGAAGATCGTTGCCGAAACTTTTGGCGAAACCTACCCGAACTTCAAGACGCCGGTTATTGAATCGGGCGGTTCGGGCGCAGGCATTAAGGAATTCTGTAAGGGCGTTGGTGAAAACACCATCGACATCGCCAATGCATCGCGCGCTATGAAGGGCACAGAGCTGAAGTCCTGCATCGACGCTGGCGTTAAGGATGTTCAGGAAGTTCGCTTCGGGTATGACGGCATCGTGTTTGCGACCGATGTAAATGGCCCGGACTGGAAGCTCAAGCCTGTTGACCTTTACAAGGCGCTTGCTGCCAAGGTTATTGTTGATGGCAAGCTCGTAGACAATCCAAACACCAAGTGGAATCAGGTCAATGCAGACCTGCCAGATTGGGACATTGCTGCTTACATCCCGGGTGAAAAACACGGCACCCGTGAAGTTTTCGAAGAAAAGCTTCTGGCTGACGGTTGCAAGGAATCAGGTGCCCTCGAAGAAATCAAGAAAACCGGTCTCGACGACAAGGCTGCGGCTGCTGCCTGTATCGCTGTTCGTAAAGACGGCAAGGCTGTCGATATCGACGGCGATTACAGCGAAACGCTGGCTCGCATCGACTCGAACAAGCAGGGCGTTGGCGTTTTCGGCCTCTACTTCTTCGAAAACAATGCTGACAAGCTCAAGGTTGCAACTGTTAATGGCGTAACACCATCGGTAGAAACCGTTGCTTCGGGTGAATATCCCGTTTCGCGCCCACTGTTCTTCTACGTGAAGAAGGCTCACCTTGGCGTCATTCCGGGCCTCAAGGAGTATGTTGACTTCTTCCTGTCGGAACAGATGATCGGCCCTGACGGCCCTCTTGCTGAATACGGTCTGGTTCCTGCACCAGATGCAGAACGGGAAGCACAGCGCACTTCCTTCACCGAAGGCAAGGTTCTTGCTGCTAAGTAA
- the phoU gene encoding phosphate signaling complex protein PhoU encodes MASQHTVSAYDEELQFLTHKIAEMGGHAERMVEQSVAAIVNADNALAQRVISDDLILDASEREIDDKAVMIIAKRQPMAVDLREIIGSIRISADLERVGDLGKNIAKRVAAVSESRQPGKLYRGLETLAELALTQLKDVLDAYATRSVQQINVVRDRDDEIDAMYTSLFRELLTYMMEDPRNISACTHLLFCAKNIERIGDHATNIAETVYYIVTGLQMPAERPKEDLSHGIVVDEARKS; translated from the coding sequence ATGGCGTCCCAGCATACTGTTAGCGCATACGACGAAGAACTCCAGTTCCTGACCCACAAGATCGCCGAAATGGGCGGTCATGCGGAACGCATGGTCGAACAGTCGGTTGCAGCCATTGTCAATGCCGATAACGCACTGGCACAGCGCGTTATTTCCGACGATCTCATTCTTGATGCAAGCGAGCGCGAGATTGACGATAAGGCCGTCATGATCATTGCCAAGCGCCAGCCAATGGCTGTTGATCTGCGAGAAATCATCGGCTCGATCCGCATCTCTGCTGATTTGGAGCGCGTGGGAGATCTTGGTAAGAACATTGCCAAGCGCGTTGCGGCTGTTTCGGAATCGCGCCAGCCGGGCAAGCTTTATCGAGGGCTTGAAACACTTGCTGAGCTGGCTCTGACACAGTTGAAAGATGTGCTCGATGCCTATGCAACGCGCTCCGTCCAGCAGATCAATGTTGTTCGTGATCGGGATGATGAAATTGACGCGATGTACACCTCGCTGTTCCGCGAGCTGCTCACTTATATGATGGAAGATCCGCGCAATATTTCGGCCTGCACGCATCTTCTGTTCTGCGCGAAGAACATTGAGCGTATTGGCGATCACGCAACCAACATCGCAGAAACGGTCTATTACATCGTGACCGGCCTGCAGATGCCTGCGGAACGCCCGAAAGAAGACCTGAGCCACGGTATTGTCGTGGACGAGGCGCGTAAATCCTGA
- a CDS encoding septal ring lytic transglycosylase RlpA family protein yields the protein MNFKIRMAMLAVATTGLFSITAMEAQAARCGGASWYALTSRTASGERMNPAGLTAAHKTLPLGSKVKVTNQRNGKSLVVRINDRGPFIKGRVLDLSKGAAQRLGFINAGHTKVCFTPL from the coding sequence ATGAACTTCAAAATCCGTATGGCTATGCTCGCCGTTGCGACAACAGGTCTGTTCTCGATCACCGCAATGGAAGCTCAGGCCGCGCGCTGTGGTGGTGCTTCTTGGTATGCACTCACGTCCCGCACGGCATCGGGCGAACGCATGAACCCTGCGGGCTTAACAGCCGCCCATAAGACGCTGCCTCTTGGCAGCAAGGTTAAAGTCACCAACCAGCGCAATGGCAAGTCGCTCGTCGTCCGCATCAATGATCGCGGTCCGTTCATCAAGGGACGTGTGCTTGATCTTTCCAAGGGCGCTGCGCAGCGTCTCGGCTTTATCAATGCCGGCCACACAAAAGTGTGCTTTACGCCGCTCTGA
- the pstB gene encoding phosphate ABC transporter ATP-binding protein PstB, producing MNTNAPSIKMRGDKVCVFYGEKQALFEVDLDVPEKMVTALIGPSGCGKSTFLRSLNRMNDTIEGCRITGNITLDNEDIYDPKIDVVELRARVGMVFQKPNPFPKSIFENVAYGPRIHGLARNKTDLEEIVVTSLKKASLFEEVKDRLHDAGTGLSGGQQQRLCIARAIAVSPEVILMDEPCSALDPIATAKVEELIDELRQNYTIVIVTHSMQQAARVSQRTAMFHLGNLVEVGDTDVMFTAPTEKRTQDYITGRFG from the coding sequence ATGAACACCAACGCCCCTTCGATTAAAATGCGTGGCGACAAGGTCTGTGTGTTCTATGGCGAAAAACAGGCTCTGTTTGAAGTCGATCTCGACGTGCCGGAAAAGATGGTCACAGCGCTGATCGGCCCTTCTGGTTGTGGCAAGTCGACCTTCCTGCGTTCGTTGAACCGCATGAATGATACGATTGAAGGGTGCCGCATCACCGGCAATATCACACTGGACAACGAAGACATCTACGATCCAAAGATCGATGTTGTTGAACTGCGTGCCCGTGTTGGCATGGTGTTCCAGAAGCCAAATCCGTTTCCGAAGTCGATCTTTGAAAACGTGGCTTATGGCCCGCGCATTCATGGTCTCGCACGTAACAAGACCGATCTCGAAGAAATCGTTGTCACAAGCTTGAAGAAGGCCAGCCTTTTTGAAGAGGTGAAGGATCGTCTGCACGATGCAGGAACCGGTCTTTCCGGTGGTCAGCAGCAGCGTCTGTGCATTGCACGCGCGATTGCTGTCAGCCCGGAAGTGATCCTCATGGACGAGCCTTGCTCGGCACTCGATCCGATTGCAACCGCAAAGGTTGAAGAGCTGATCGACGAGTTGCGCCAGAACTACACCATCGTCATCGTGACCCACTCGATGCAGCAGGCTGCACGCGTTTCACAGCGCACGGCGATGTTCCATCTGGGTAATCTGGTGGAAGTTGGCGATACGGATGTGATGTTCACGGCACCGACCGAGAAGCGCACGCAGGACTATATCACTGGTCGTTTTGGCTAA
- the phoB gene encoding phosphate regulon transcriptional regulator PhoB — translation MSQAPKIAVVEDEEALSVLLRYNLEAEGYHVDTILRGDEAEIALRENVPDLLILDWMLPGVSGIELCRRLRQWPETERLPVIMLTARGEESERVRGLSVGADDYVVKPFSTPELLARVKAMLRRANPSVLSHVLKVGELVLDRQQHRVYRKEKEIRLGPTEFRLLEYFMMSPGRVFSRSQLLDGVWGPDIYVDDRTVDVHVGRLRKAINIGRTLDPIRTVRGAGYSFG, via the coding sequence ATGTCACAGGCACCCAAGATTGCTGTGGTTGAAGACGAAGAAGCGCTGAGCGTTTTGTTGCGCTATAATCTCGAAGCCGAGGGCTACCACGTCGATACGATCTTGCGCGGCGACGAAGCCGAAATTGCGCTGCGCGAAAACGTGCCGGATCTTCTTATCCTCGACTGGATGTTGCCGGGTGTATCAGGCATCGAATTGTGCCGACGTCTGCGTCAGTGGCCAGAAACCGAGCGTCTTCCGGTGATCATGCTGACTGCACGCGGCGAAGAAAGCGAACGTGTTCGCGGCTTGAGCGTTGGTGCCGATGATTATGTGGTCAAACCGTTCTCGACCCCGGAATTGCTCGCGCGTGTTAAAGCCATGCTGCGCCGCGCCAATCCAAGTGTTTTGTCGCATGTGCTCAAAGTCGGAGAGCTAGTTCTCGATCGTCAGCAGCACCGCGTTTATCGCAAGGAAAAAGAAATCCGCTTAGGGCCGACAGAGTTTCGCTTGCTAGAATATTTCATGATGTCCCCGGGCCGCGTTTTCTCGCGCAGTCAGCTGTTGGATGGTGTCTGGGGTCCGGATATTTATGTCGATGATCGCACGGTCGATGTGCATGTCGGACGTCTGCGTAAAGCGATCAATATTGGCCGCACGCTTGATCCGATCCGCACGGTGCGCGGCGCTGGCTATTCGTTCGGCTGA
- a CDS encoding aminopeptidase: MAHDNNTPVIDPVKLERLAEVAVRVGLQLREGQDLVITAPVVALPLVRLIAKHAYKAGAGIVTPFFSDDAIALARYENASDESFDRAADWLYEGMAKAYANGAARLAIAADNPMLLSSQDPAKVSRANRANSKAYQPALEKIAGFDINWNIVSYPNPEWAKLMFPADAADDATRKLADAIFAASRVDVNDPVGAWAAHNAALRTRTRLLNGKAYSALHFKGPGTDLTVGLADGHEWHGGASTAKNGITCNPNIPTEEVFTTPHALRVEGHVSSTKPLSHQGTLIDNISVRFEGGRIVEAKASRGEEVLNKVLDTDEGARRLGEVALVPHSSPISQSGLLFYNTLFDENAASHIALGQCYSKCFVDGAKLTQEQIKAQGGNSSLIHIDWMIGSDKIDVDGVNADGSREPVMRGGEWAN; this comes from the coding sequence ATGGCACATGACAATAATACTCCCGTCATCGACCCGGTAAAACTTGAACGTCTGGCCGAAGTCGCCGTGCGCGTTGGCTTGCAATTGCGCGAAGGTCAGGATCTGGTCATAACAGCCCCGGTTGTTGCGTTACCGCTTGTTCGTTTGATTGCGAAACACGCCTATAAAGCGGGTGCAGGTATTGTGACGCCGTTCTTCTCCGATGATGCGATTGCGCTGGCGCGTTATGAAAATGCTTCGGACGAGAGTTTTGATCGTGCAGCCGACTGGCTCTATGAAGGTATGGCAAAGGCTTATGCCAATGGCGCGGCGCGTCTCGCGATCGCAGCCGACAACCCTATGCTCTTGTCCTCACAGGACCCTGCAAAGGTGTCGCGCGCCAACCGTGCCAATTCCAAGGCCTATCAGCCAGCTCTCGAAAAGATCGCGGGCTTCGACATCAACTGGAATATCGTTTCCTATCCGAACCCGGAATGGGCGAAGCTGATGTTCCCGGCTGATGCGGCAGACGATGCGACCCGCAAGCTTGCTGATGCGATTTTTGCAGCCTCCCGCGTTGATGTGAATGACCCTGTTGGTGCATGGGCAGCGCACAATGCGGCATTGCGCACCCGCACGCGTTTGCTCAACGGCAAGGCTTACAGCGCGCTGCATTTCAAGGGTCCGGGCACGGATCTGACGGTTGGTTTGGCCGATGGTCACGAATGGCATGGCGGCGCCTCCACAGCGAAAAACGGCATCACCTGCAATCCGAATATCCCGACCGAAGAAGTGTTTACTACGCCACATGCGCTGCGCGTTGAGGGACACGTATCGAGCACCAAGCCGCTCTCGCATCAGGGTACGCTGATCGATAATATCTCTGTGCGTTTTGAAGGCGGTCGCATTGTTGAAGCCAAAGCCAGCCGTGGCGAAGAAGTGCTTAACAAAGTTCTGGATACGGATGAAGGCGCACGACGCCTGGGCGAAGTTGCGCTCGTTCCGCATTCGTCGCCAATTTCGCAGAGCGGACTTCTGTTTTACAACACCCTGTTTGATGAAAATGCTGCGAGCCACATCGCGCTCGGCCAGTGTTATTCGAAATGTTTTGTTGATGGCGCGAAGCTTACTCAGGAACAGATCAAAGCACAGGGCGGAAATTCAAGCCTCATTCACATCGACTGGATGATCGGTTCCGACAAGATCGATGTTGATGGCGTTAATGCCGACGGCAGCCGCGAGCCTGTCATGCGCGGCGGTGAATGGGCCAACTGA
- the pstC gene encoding phosphate ABC transporter permease subunit PstC, producing the protein MSFFLVLVSVVAIGLIGFFIGRQRAVAIDKAQPVVTTGVSAEKMHSRPLYHGWWVFLVSALPAILFLAVWAVGTSVYLDHTATARMPAAVEDGTYSERSLQLGMIRSLSDGLQKLTPAEIDSLPQTYAQARDVLGSKGVALATEGQDYMVPVAIFLDKASKISHTLGSAIALVIAVAGLIFGLSGIRRRTRARNNVERIVLWGLIAASGIAILTTIGIVFSVLFQTVSFFQSISPMDFFFGTVWDPRFAAAGSGGEVGQFGLIPLLAGTLYIAFVAMLFAVPVGLFSAIYMAEYATPKVRTVIKPVLELLAGIPTIVYGFFALITVGPFLRDLSMAIAGGQGFIMAQSVLTAGLVMGVMLIPFVSSLSDDIITAVPGSLRDGSLGLGATRSETIKRVVLPAALPGIVGALLMTASRAIGETMIVVLAAGVAARLSANPFEAMTTITVKIVSQLTGDLEFDSPQTLVAFALGLTLFVLTLIMNIFALYIVRKYREQYE; encoded by the coding sequence ATGTCCTTCTTTCTGGTTCTCGTCAGCGTCGTCGCAATCGGGCTGATCGGATTCTTCATAGGCCGACAGCGCGCCGTAGCAATTGACAAAGCGCAGCCTGTCGTCACCACAGGCGTAAGCGCAGAGAAAATGCATTCCCGCCCGCTTTATCATGGCTGGTGGGTTTTCCTCGTTTCCGCATTGCCCGCAATTCTGTTTCTCGCGGTCTGGGCGGTCGGAACATCAGTTTATCTCGACCACACGGCCACAGCGCGTATGCCTGCGGCCGTTGAAGATGGGACTTATTCCGAGCGCAGCTTGCAGCTTGGTATGATCCGCAGTCTCTCTGATGGTTTGCAGAAGCTGACGCCCGCTGAAATCGACAGCCTTCCGCAGACCTACGCGCAAGCACGCGACGTGCTTGGTTCGAAGGGTGTAGCGCTTGCGACCGAAGGTCAGGACTATATGGTCCCGGTTGCAATATTCCTCGATAAAGCCAGCAAGATTTCCCACACTCTGGGCAGCGCAATTGCTCTGGTTATCGCGGTTGCTGGCCTGATTTTTGGCCTTTCCGGCATTCGCCGCCGCACACGCGCCCGCAACAATGTTGAGCGCATCGTTTTGTGGGGACTGATTGCCGCTTCTGGCATCGCAATTCTCACAACCATCGGCATCGTGTTTTCTGTTCTGTTCCAGACCGTGAGCTTCTTCCAGTCGATTTCGCCGATGGACTTCTTCTTTGGTACAGTATGGGATCCACGCTTTGCAGCGGCAGGTTCGGGCGGTGAAGTTGGTCAGTTTGGTCTGATCCCGCTTTTGGCCGGTACTCTCTATATTGCTTTCGTCGCCATGTTGTTTGCAGTGCCGGTTGGCCTGTTCTCGGCAATTTACATGGCTGAATATGCGACGCCAAAAGTCCGCACCGTGATCAAGCCGGTGCTCGAACTTCTGGCCGGTATCCCGACCATTGTTTACGGCTTCTTTGCATTGATTACGGTTGGTCCGTTCCTGCGTGACCTTTCTATGGCCATCGCTGGCGGTCAGGGTTTCATCATGGCGCAGAGCGTGCTGACGGCTGGTCTTGTCATGGGGGTGATGCTGATCCCGTTCGTGTCGTCGCTGTCCGATGACATTATTACGGCGGTGCCGGGATCACTTCGCGACGGCTCGCTCGGTCTTGGTGCAACACGCTCTGAAACAATCAAGCGTGTCGTCCTGCCTGCAGCACTTCCGGGCATTGTCGGTGCACTGCTGATGACGGCCTCGCGTGCGATTGGTGAAACCATGATCGTGGTGCTTGCAGCTGGTGTTGCAGCCCGTCTTTCGGCCAATCCGTTTGAAGCGATGACGACGATCACTGTTAAAATCGTCAGTCAGCTCACAGGCGATCTTGAGTTTGATTCTCCGCAAACGCTTGTTGCCTTTGCGCTGGGTCTTACGCTTTTTGTCCTGACGCTGATCATGAACATCTTTGCGCTCTATATCGTTCGCAAGTACCGGGAGCAGTACGAATAA
- a CDS encoding YbaN family protein has protein sequence MQDNTQKQDTEKTLTPISAGKRILYLCLGFLMVALGIIGAILPVMPTTIFIILAAWFFARSSPKFEARLLADPRFGPMIIKWRARGAIPPKAKLYACLGMTFGYAMFWWGAQPGPLLAISVTIFMLGSAIYVLTRPSE, from the coding sequence ATGCAGGACAATACGCAAAAGCAAGATACGGAAAAGACGCTAACGCCAATTTCGGCGGGAAAGCGCATTCTTTATCTTTGCCTTGGCTTTCTTATGGTGGCACTGGGTATTATCGGTGCCATCCTGCCGGTCATGCCAACAACGATCTTCATTATTCTCGCCGCATGGTTTTTCGCGCGCTCCTCGCCAAAGTTTGAAGCGCGGCTTCTTGCCGATCCACGCTTTGGTCCCATGATCATCAAATGGCGCGCGCGCGGAGCCATCCCGCCAAAAGCTAAACTCTATGCTTGTCTCGGCATGACATTCGGTTATGCCATGTTCTGGTGGGGCGCGCAGCCCGGACCGTTGCTGGCGATCAGTGTCACGATCTTCATGCTTGGCTCCGCAATATATGTTCTCACGCGTCCCAGTGAGTGA